A genomic stretch from Hemicordylus capensis ecotype Gifberg chromosome 1, rHemCap1.1.pri, whole genome shotgun sequence includes:
- the LOC128339766 gene encoding uncharacterized protein LOC128339766 isoform X5, with the protein MHCTLISSDESELEDLKLGEELMVDRSTQMVWEDLSDTERQSSRALGNQSGDSSVSSMHCSLFSSSSYQSEVEDCKVDEELIKIIHRHMEDREEVVMEKSPVQSGPTILLLYAMAAVSRLSKIKPPTDPELESAILHFAVRGLITVQAGNVHKQALHKLAADNLELMLRGFLSEAPTTQHLLSLLEQVGGP; encoded by the exons ATGCACTGCACCCTCATCTCCTCAGATGAATCAGAGCTGGAGGACCTAAAACTGGGTGAGGAGCTCATGGTGGACCGCTCCACACAGATGGTCTGGGAAGACCTGAGCGATACTGAGAGGCAAAGCTCCAGAGCACTTGGAAACCAATCTGGAG attCATCAGTCAGCAGCATGCACTGCTCCCTTTTCTCCTCCAGCTCCTACCAGTCTGAGGTGGAGGACTGCAAAGTGGATGAAGAACTAATCAAAATCATCCACAGGCAtatggaggacagagaggag GTGGTGATGGAGAAGTCCCCTGTGCAGTCTGGGCCTACCATTCTCCTGCTTTATGCCATGGCTGCCGTCTCCCGCCTCAG CAAAATCAAGCCTCCAACTGACCCAGAGCTAGAGTCTGCGATCCTGCACTTCGCTGTTCGTGGGCTCATAACAGTGCAAGCAGGAAATGTCCACAAACAG gcTCTGCACAAACTCGCAGCAGACAATCTGGAGCTGatgctgaggggttttttgtcAGAGGCCCCAACCACACAGCATCTCTTGTCCCTCCTGGAG
- the LOC128333564 gene encoding uncharacterized protein LOC128333564: MHCSLDSSDQSQLENLELVEEVMVDRSTQTVWEDQSENERQSSRADWNQSGVSSMHCSLVSDQSQLEDHKLDEELTVGSPKERVSRWENMGYMDSQSSRAVWNQSGDSVVSSMYCSLFSSSSYHSEVEDCKVDEDLMKIIHRHMEDREEGRKSWEASRVPCLDILALPLHFNSRIAPQRGCGKRQEGIIGNTGKCWVALPSVSSGSPENTEWRKCVPLGGNDWSRSSHGAQNSFHSSLQDPTPFDSIPFSVLPSLCALAECYAGWESPQFLSHSEPPRDGCWTLSECPLLPNCLTLLQLQRASNQDEDVHFLAVLCTCCKAAYKSGQESLDLPYSKGQLIKAIVVVMEKSPVQSGPTILLLYAMAAVSCLSKIKPPTDPELESAILRFAVRGVITVQAGHVHKQALHKLAADNLELMLRGFLSEAPTTQHLLSLLEHINIWILSRNAQERARASKQCASLLRFSVMMPDCDNSAELPSLGHHVAKLGICIMDCRKDVSRNAREGIYRLLEVLLHHKGQSSREAGELWSRRWQEEERILAYLNTARVGEVFREIFNKDQERSFLRTTLWAINHPLHRVKEAGLILLYSLLGKADALMGYEEEEIRRKIWRRLRQIKESKGLPEEIEGDLLMDLGSAAKPTTLP, from the exons ATGCACTGCTCCCTCGACTCCTCAGACCAGTCCCAGCTGGAGAACCTAGAACTGGTTGAGGAGGTCATGGTGGACCGCTCAACACAGACGGTCTGGGAAGACCAAAGTGAAAATGAGAGGCAAAGCTCCAGAGCAGATTggaaccagtctggag TGAGCAGTATGCACTGCTCCCTCGTCTCAGACCAATCCCAGCTGGAGGACCATAAACTGGATGAGGAGCTAACCGTGGGCAGCCCAAAAGAGCGGGTCTCCAGATGGGAAAACATGGGCTACATGGACAGCCAAAGCTCCAGAGCAGTTTggaaccagtctggag attCAGTGGTCAGCAGCATGTACTGCTCCCTTTTCTCCTCCAGCTCCTACCACTCTGAGGTGGAGGACTGCAAAGTGGATGAGGATCTCATGAAAATCATACACAGGCAtatggaggacagagaggag GGACGGAAGTCCTGGGAAGCCTCCAGAGTGCCGTGCCTGGATATTCTGGCTCTTCCCTTGCATTTTAACTCCCGAATTGCACCACAAAGAGGGTGTGGAAAAAGACAAGAGGGCATCATTGGAAATACTGGAAAGTGCTGGGTTGCCCTGCCCTCCGTGTCATCTGGATCCCCTGAAAACACTGAATGGAGGAAATGTGTGCctctggggggaaatgactggagCAGAAGCAGCCACGGAGCCCAGAACAGTTTCCATAGTAGCCTACAGGATCCCACCCCTTTTGATTCCATCCCCTTTTCAGTTCTGCCATCTCTCTGTGCACTAGCAGAATGCTATGCAGGGTGGGAAAGTCCTCAATTCCTCTCTCATTCAGAGCCACCGCGGGATGGGTGCTGGACTCTATCAGAATGTCCTCTCTTACCTAACTGCTTGACTCTCTTGCAACTTCAGAGAGCCAGCAATCAGGATGAGGATGTCCATTTCCTCGCGGTCCTCTGTACTTGCTGCAAGGCTGCATATAAGAGCGGCCAGGAGAGTCTGGATCTCCCCTACAGCAAAGGACAACTGATAAAAGCAATCGTG GTGGTGATGGAGAAGTCCCCTGTGCAGTCTGGGCCTACCATTCTCCTGCTTTATGCCATGGCTGCCGTCTCCTGCCTCAG CAAAATCAAGCCTCCAACTGACCCAGAGCTAGAGTCTGCGATCCTGCGCTTTGCTGTTCGCGGGGTCATAACAGTGCAAGCAGGACATGTCCACAAACAG gcTCTGCACAAACTCGCAGCAGACAATCTGGAGCTGatgctgaggggttttttgtcAGAGGCCCCAACCACACAGCATCTCTTGTCCCTCCTGGAG CACATCAACATCTGGATCCTCTCCAGGAATGCCCAGGAGAGAGCTCGAGCCAGCAAACAATGCGCCAGCTTGCTCCGCTTTAGTGTCATGATGCCTGATTGTGAT AACTCTGCAGAACTCCCCAGTTTGGGCCACCATGTGGCGAAACTTGGAATCTGCATAATGGATTGCAGGAAGGATGTCAGCCGaaacgccagggagggaatctaccGGCTCCTAGAAGTACTTCTCCACCACAAAG gccagagcagcagagaagctgGGGAGCTGTGGAGCCGGagatggcaggaggaggaaagaattCTGGCCTATCTGAACACCgccagagttggggag GTTTTCAGGGAGATCTTTAATAAAGATCAGGAAAGATCCTTCCTGAGGACCACGCTTTGGGCCATTAATCATCCCCTCCACAGGGTTAAGGAGGCTGGACTGATCCTGCTGTACTCCCTCCTGGGCAAGGCCGATGCACTGATGGGGTATGAG GAGGAGGAAATCCGGAGGAAAATCTGGCGTCGTCTCCGCCAAATCAAAGAAAGCAAAGGGCTGCCTGAAGAAATTGAAG GTGACTTACTGATGGACCTTGGCAGTGCCGCTAAGCCGACTACCCTCCCATGa
- the LOC128339766 gene encoding uncharacterized protein LOC128339766 isoform X4: MAAHPKSWHLIACCRKPRDHQDPERQGSFGISTPSAAPRTKWYHLCRRREAFAVKDGRDAHKNRQSSRAFGNQSGDSLVSSMHCTLISSDESELEDLKLGEELMVDRSTQMVWEDLSDTERQSSRALGNQSGDSSVSSMHCSLFSSSSYQSEVEDCKVDEELIKIIHRHMEDREERANNQDEDVHFLAVLCACCKASYKSCQESLDLCLEDCVRLEGKLKSGLK; encoded by the exons ATGGCTGCTCATCCCAAGAGCTGGCACTTGATAGCCTGCTGCAGAAAGCCAAGAGACCACCAGGATCCTGAACGGCAGGGGAGTTTTGGCATCAGCACTCCATCAGCCGCTCCCAGAACCAAATGGTACCAtctgtgcaggaggagggaggctttCGCTGTCAAGGATGGGAGAGATGCACACAAAAATAGGCAAAGCTCCAGAGCATTTGGaaaccagtctggag attCATTAGTCAGCAGTATGCACTGCACCCTCATCTCCTCAGATGAATCAGAGCTGGAGGACCTAAAACTGGGTGAGGAGCTCATGGTGGACCGCTCCACACAGATGGTCTGGGAAGACCTGAGCGATACTGAGAGGCAAAGCTCCAGAGCACTTGGAAACCAATCTGGAG attCATCAGTCAGCAGCATGCACTGCTCCCTTTTCTCCTCCAGCTCCTACCAGTCTGAGGTGGAGGACTGCAAAGTGGATGAAGAACTAATCAAAATCATCCACAGGCAtatggaggacagagaggag AGAGCCAACAATCAGGATGAGGATGTCCATTTCCTCGCGGTCCTCTGTGCTTGCTGCAAGGCTTCATATAAGAGCTGCCAGGAGAGTCTGGATCTCTGCTTGGAAGATTGTGTGAGGTTGGAAGGAAAGCTCAAGAGTGGGCTGAAATAG
- the LOC128339766 gene encoding uncharacterized protein LOC128339766 isoform X3, with the protein MAAHPKSWHLIACCRKPRDHQDPERQGSFGISTPSAAPRTKWYHLCRRREAFAVKDGRDAHKNRQSSRAFGNQSGDSLVSSMHCTLISSDESELEDLKLGEELMVDRSTQMVWEDLSDTERQSSRALGNQSGDSSVSSMHCSLFSSSSYQSEVEDCKVDEELIKIIHRHMEDREEVVMEKSPVQSGPTILLLYAMAAVSRLSKIKPPTDPELESAILHFAVRGLITVQAGNVHKQALHKLAADNLELMLRGFLSEAPTTQHLLSLLEQVGGP; encoded by the exons ATGGCTGCTCATCCCAAGAGCTGGCACTTGATAGCCTGCTGCAGAAAGCCAAGAGACCACCAGGATCCTGAACGGCAGGGGAGTTTTGGCATCAGCACTCCATCAGCCGCTCCCAGAACCAAATGGTACCAtctgtgcaggaggagggaggctttCGCTGTCAAGGATGGGAGAGATGCACACAAAAATAGGCAAAGCTCCAGAGCATTTGGaaaccagtctggag attCATTAGTCAGCAGTATGCACTGCACCCTCATCTCCTCAGATGAATCAGAGCTGGAGGACCTAAAACTGGGTGAGGAGCTCATGGTGGACCGCTCCACACAGATGGTCTGGGAAGACCTGAGCGATACTGAGAGGCAAAGCTCCAGAGCACTTGGAAACCAATCTGGAG attCATCAGTCAGCAGCATGCACTGCTCCCTTTTCTCCTCCAGCTCCTACCAGTCTGAGGTGGAGGACTGCAAAGTGGATGAAGAACTAATCAAAATCATCCACAGGCAtatggaggacagagaggag GTGGTGATGGAGAAGTCCCCTGTGCAGTCTGGGCCTACCATTCTCCTGCTTTATGCCATGGCTGCCGTCTCCCGCCTCAG CAAAATCAAGCCTCCAACTGACCCAGAGCTAGAGTCTGCGATCCTGCACTTCGCTGTTCGTGGGCTCATAACAGTGCAAGCAGGAAATGTCCACAAACAG gcTCTGCACAAACTCGCAGCAGACAATCTGGAGCTGatgctgaggggttttttgtcAGAGGCCCCAACCACACAGCATCTCTTGTCCCTCCTGGAG